The following coding sequences lie in one Cloeon dipterum chromosome 1, ieCloDipt1.1, whole genome shotgun sequence genomic window:
- the LOC135947331 gene encoding ATP-binding cassette sub-family F member 3 yields MTTFGELIKNEFPRLNDELFHYVNGVISGGADEFEDSEEIYEAIGHVLEEVADEKTEDDIRDVCERLMLILRPNDVGAKSQIRILNAPVNIASLASTSEPVGEIRSIWVTQRDDGLKVDQKKLEKAEAKLQMKQGKRTGGEPFKSTATPKLESASASQMVSKKDNKMDQKGTNRGLDVRIENFDIAYGDRVLLQGADMVMAFGRRYGLIGRNGLGKTTLLRMISAGQLKIPSHITVLHVEQEVVGDDTPALESVLQCDTVRESLLSQEREINAKINSGHTDEDLNSKLSEVYVQLQSIDADKAPARASVILAGLGFSAEKQKRPTKEFSGGWRMRLALARALFSRPDLLLLDEPTNMLDMKAIIWLENYLQNWPTTLLVVSHDRNFLDTVPTDIFHLHTQRIDTYKGNYDSFLKVKTEKHKNQQREYEAQMQHRSHIQEFIDRFRYNANRASSVQSKIKMLEKLPELKPVEKETEVVLKFPDTEKLSPPILQLDELSFTYENGHTVFEGVNLGATMESRICIVGDNGAGKTTLLKIIMGMLSPTKGARNVHRNLKFGYFSQHHVDQLDMRGSSVDLLASEFPGRPVEEYRRQLGSFGVSGDLALQSIESLSGGQKSRVAFAKMCMALPNFLVLDEPTNHLDIETIEALGKAITKYTGGVILVSHDERLIRMVCQELWVCGGGKIASIEGGFDEYRKIIEKELEAVA; encoded by the exons ATGACCACTTTCGGCGAACTGATCAAAAATGAATTCCCTAGATTGAATGACGAGCTGTTTCATTATGTCAACG GGGTCATATCTGGAGGAGCTGATGAATTTGAGGACAGCGAGGAGATATATGAGGCTATCGGCCACGTTCTAGAAGAGGTTGCTGATGAAAAGACTGAGGATGATATTCG TGATGTCTGTGAAAGACTCATGTtgattttaagaccaaatgaCGTTGGAGCCAAGAGTCAGATTCGAATTTTAAATGCGCCAGTTAATATTGCTAGCCTGGCATCCACCAGTGAACCCGTCGGCGAAATCAGAAGCATTTGGGTGACCCAGCGAGATGACGGCTTG AAAGTGGACCAGAAAAAGCTTGAAAAAGCCGAGGCAAAGCTGCAAATGAAGCAGGGGAAGCGGACCGGAGGAGAGCCTTTTAAGAGCACTGCCACCCCCAAGCTGGAAAGCGCGTCAGCCTCGCAGATGGTCAGCAAAAAGGACAACAAGATGGACCAAAAAGGCACAAACAGAGGACTGGACGTGCGGATAGAGAACTTTGACATCGCCTACGGTGACAG GGTTTTGCTGCAAGGTGCTGACATGGTGATGGCTTTTGGCAGACGTTACGGCCTCATCGGCAGGAATGGTCTCGGAAAAACCACGCTGCTGCGAATGATCTCTGC GGGCCAGTTGAAAATTCCGTCTCACATCACTGTGCTGCACGTGGAGCAAGAGGTGGTCGGCGACGACACGCCCGCCCTCGAGAGCGTCCTGCAATGTGATACCGTTCGAGAGTCGCTGCTCAGTCAGGAGAGGGAAATCAATGCTAAAATCAATTCTGG TCACACAGACGAAGACCTGAACTCAAAACTATCTGAGGTGTACGTCCAGCTTCAGAGCATAGACGCAGACAAAGCTCCAGCCAGAGCGAGTGTGATCCTAGCAGGTCTGGGATTCTCCGCCGAAAAGCAGAAGAGGCCTACCAAAGAGTTCTCGGGTGGATGGCGTATGCGTTTGGCTCTTGCAAGAGCCCTCTTTTCCAG GCCTGACTTGCTGCTGCTTGACGAGCCGACGAACATGTTAGATATGAAAGCCATCATCTGGCTTGAAAACTACTTGCAAAACTGGCCAACAACTCTTCTAGTAGTTTCCCACGACCGCAACTTCCTGGACACCGTTCCCACCGATATTTTCCACCTGCACACGCAACGTATTGACACCTACAA GGGCAACTACGACAGCTTCCTCAAGGTGAAAACCGAAAAGCATAAGAACCAGCAGCGCGAGTACGAGGCCCAGATGCAGCATCGCTCGCACATCCAGGAGTTTATCGACCGATTCCGCTACAACGCTAACCGCGCCTCCAGCGTGCAGAGCAAAATCAAGATGCTggaaaaatt ACCTGAGCTGAAGCCAGTGGAGAAGGAAACTGAGGTGGTGCTAAAATTCCCTGATACTGAGAAGTTGTCTCCTCCGATTCTGCAACTTGACGAGCTGTCTTTCACCTATGAAAACGGACACACGGTCTTTGAGGGGGTCAATCTTGGAGCGACTATGGAATCTCGAATTTGTATT GTTGGTGACAATGGTGCTGGTAAAACCACCCTTCTTAAAATCATTATGGGTATGCTAAGTCCGACAAAGGGTGCGAGGAACGTGCATCGCAACCTCAAGTTCGGGTATTTCAGCCAGCATCACGTAGACCAGTTGGATATGCGGGGTTCATCTGTCGATCTTCTCGCGTCCGAGTTTCCAG GACGACCTGTCGAGGAGTATAGACGGCAGTTGGGCAGTTTTGGAGTGTCAGGTGACCTGGCCCTGCAGAGTATCGAAAGCTTGTCGGGAGGGCAAAAGTCGAGAGTGGCTTTTGCCAAAATGTGCATGGCCCTGCCCAATTTCCTTGTTCTCGACGAGCCGACCAATCATCTGGACATTGAGACCATCGAAGCGCTCGGAAAAGCAATCACGAAATACACG ggTGGTGTAATTTTGGTGTCTCACGACGAGCGGCTTATCCGAATGGTGTGTCAGGAACTGTGGGTTTGCGGTGGAGGCAAAATCGCGTCCATCGAGGGAGGCTTTGACGAGTACAGAAAAATCATCGAGAAAGAGCTGGAAGCTGTTGCCTGA